A stretch of Lepidochelys kempii isolate rLepKem1 chromosome 14, rLepKem1.hap2, whole genome shotgun sequence DNA encodes these proteins:
- the LOC140897491 gene encoding erythroid membrane-associated protein-like, with translation MKSPLFQSFLSLETRPYELSSNAERKVQATPDPDLGIPCSVVSTDESVIQKYQDTGYLVTQNRFYPAACVLGYKGFTSGRCYWQVEVGNKRNWVLGIAKESVIHEGAKSRTPEEGIWALQSTGNEYSALTSPETALALPRSPSNIGLYLDYEGEEVTFYDVTSSGRETIFTFTSPFTGKIIPFFGSRRVEFEFTEKEYLWHLRD, from the exons ATGAAATCACCTCTCTTccaatccttcctttctcttgaGACCCGGCCCTATGAACTGAGCTCAAATGCAGAGAGAAAGG TGCAGGCCACTCCGGATCCAGACCTGGGGATTCCCTGTTCAGTCGTGTCCACAGATGAGAGTGTGATACAGAAATACCAAGACACGGGATATTTAGTGACACAGAACAGGTTTTACCCTGCTGCCTGTGTGCTGGGCTATAAGGGCTTCACCTCAGGGAGGTGTTACTGGCAAGTGGAAGTGGGGAACAAACGTAATTGGGTTTTGGGCATTGCCAAAGAGTCTGTGATACATGAGGGAGCGAAAAGCCGTACACCAGAGGAGGGGATCTGGGCTTTGCAGAGTACAGGGAATGAGTACTCGGCCCTCACCTCCCCTGAGACTGCTCTGGCCCTACCTCGTAGCCCCAGTAACATTGGGCTTTATCTGGATTATGAAGGGGAGGAAGTTACATTTTATGACGTTACATCTTCCGGCAGAGAGACGATCTTTACTTTCACATCCCCTTTCACTGGGAAGATCATCCCCTTCTTTGGGAGCCGGCGTGTAGAATTTGAGTTCACTG